The DNA sequence CTTAAGCTCTCCTCTCTGCGCTGCATCGATTGCTGTAGCTGGATGCGTATACTGTATAATTACCATAGTGTGAAAACCTTGTTAATGAcatcatttaataaaataatttatgctgagtattaattgttttcagaatttgaaatttttttttacatcaaaacGATTCTGAAGTATTCcacaaatcaaataaacagataaatataaACGATTGAAATTTATAGAAACGTTCTTAACTTTTCGTTTTATCAAACTAAATGTTATAATTAATCAGTTCTAAttatatatatagcatattGCAGTAACCAGTTGAAAGGAAtacaaattattaaataaaaaatgactcaaaggaattttattattgtgaacTCTATCATTTCAGAAGACATTAAATATGGACTATGTATAGCATGCAAATGGACTGATCATTAGATATAACCAAATTTGTGAAAGTTTGGTCAAAACCAGAGATACTCAAATCAAGGCCAGTAGttttgctgattttcttttctacctgaaTTCTACTGATTGGGCAGATGTTTACTACCTGATTTCTACTATATTGTTTCCCAGGTGAATTAAGTACCTCTGCCCAGTTTGGACTAGGGGTACTCAGATCTGGTCCTCCAGGTCAATAATAATACTAGTTTTCATTATTTCCATTGTTGACCTGGAGGACCATATCTCAGTACCCCTGGTCTAAACTGAGCAGTGTAAACAGGTAAACAGTCCATTCCTGGCACAGGAAATGGAACAAGGCTGGGTTCTCCTGGAGAtatgcagtgtctgcaggtttctgacacatttcagcattgactggctaagtcatcTATTAGACAATCTGGTAAGTAGAATATCCTTGAATTTTGAATCTACTGTTTTAAGGGGTGGATCTGTGCTGTTGTATGACCAAGTCAGACCAAGCCAAAGAAGGCAATTACTGAAGGGAATATGTTGCCTAATACAATCCAGGATAGTACCTTGTTTTATTCAATCGTGAAATAACACTATTTCTAACCATATTTCCATTTATTAAATCATAGaaagtattttgaaaaaaaagaaagaaaataaattcagccacattatatatattatatattatattcagGAATGATTCTCGAGGGGGCCTTGCAATCTGAAttgtaaaaacagaagaaagtGTGTTCACATAACTGATGCTAAAGCACTGCCAGAAAGCACATTCGAATTAGAAggaaatttttaatgaataaacatcaagtaaaaatacattaataaacatgtcCTTGGCTATGACAACATCACTCTTAAAAAGCATTAAttcaatacatacattttcacaatacacatacacacacacacacaaaatatcacAGTCATTACTCAAAagtcacacttttaaaaaaagacactgttacatattttatatgttggaTGTCCATTGTGATGTCCATTGTTATATGTCGATTATTTTACACTAGAATGGCCCTCAAAACAGTATTAGGCAGAACAGAGATGCCATAATAAGTAGATAcgtacacacacttatatacgtGTGTTTACACATATTtgcactcacagaaacacacacacacacacacacacacacacacactgacatgcatactcacacgtatatgcacacacacacacacatgcacacacacactcacatacacacacacagccacacagacacacacacacacacacacacaacctacatgcagagcgagagagagggagagatgagatAAAAGGGAGAATTAAACATAAATTATTCTCATGAGATTCGGATATTCAAAAAACAAGCGTCCCTTTCAAGTGAGCatcacatttaaacattacCATGTCGGAGTAGATTTAGACAGGATAATAGCACGTACTGACAATCAGTTGAGATGGGAAATACTGAGATTAGTGGAACCACACGACCCAGACCACgcctccgccacccccccacccccacccccacccccagttttACATCTCTGGCATACAGACTAAGCAACACATACTTTGCCTTCTGAGGTGACAGACACTAACTCTCATGCTAAATGTTTATTATAAGTGCTTATGACATCTgacagttacatttaaaaaccacAGTCCACCCATTTCAGTTCTCACACTATTATCTGTTATAAGGGCTTACTGTATGACTGCTTTCATGAAGATCACAGTTGTTAATGAGGTCCTCTTTCATCCAACTGAAGTACTATATAtgacaaaaattattttttttaaatcagacatGTGTATTACCTATTTACATTAATTAACAAATTCATGTAAGAAATTGAGCCTGCACGGATGTATTGTGTGaattttggaaaagaaaaattccCAGCAATTGTGCGGCATGCTGAATTGATTTGTGTTGTCATCCCTATATATTTACACTTGGGTGGATTGTTTGATATGTTTCTGTTATGGCCCCTGTCTCTGCGTCTGAACCCAAGGGACAGACAGTCAGAGCTCACACGCATGGCTTACCAAAAGACGCAACAAAAAGAGAAAGCTTACTGTGCCCCCTACTGGTGGAACTTGCACAATGCCCCTAATgtccattattttttaataaattacatgGAATGTGAGCTGTGGCAGCACAGCAAGCTGTAAGGCAGACTGAAAGAGTGGACACTTGGGGAAATCTTTAACATCTatgcaaaaatgtatgcatgtattatggtggtcagccttcTACCCTCTGTAGGCTTCACCAAACTGAGATTTAGCAATAGTGCTAatcccgggagcatatattgaagaatgatggcacaagacaGAGTtgagtgtaaccactccaagCTCCACAtatagttaaaaccaaattttaaattctaatttcatttggagtcagataattgCGAGAGTAAACAATggtaactgttacgcttactagctgtggtcatggatatatttgatgcaTTGTTCCGCTCCTTTGTGAATTTTCTGAATatccattggaatattgacagtccggcgacaagtcagatatatctctgatgacaacatagccccgtttgcgaacggagagtaacaagAATGCTgctggtccgtttcaggccagtctaaagcgggatatgaagcagcgcattCATATCTGAACCGTGGCGACGGatccagtgcattcttaagtgtaattgtgccctgttcttacgaacagaggaaaaataaataacatctctgattttgactcacaccagccaagggaaaacacgctgtgccttcccctccagctacaaacccccattggtctagctgtgaggtgtttacaaagCGGTTCTCAGTGGtgacacagagtcacacacatgGTGTACAGCACTTTACAGCATAGCCATGACATGGGACAATGCAACCTGTACCCCCGACCCCCTCCATGTCTCCCAATGTAGATGTAAATGatggctaaaaaataaaaaaaatattattcaagaTTTACTCTTGGCAAGGAGTGGTGGACTACAACtgatgagagaaagaaagagagagagagagagagagagagagagcaccctTCATGTTAGTGGCTGGatagaaaaacacagaaacctttggtctcaaagaaaaaaacacgaaaGAGGAAGTCAGGAGCCCAGAGCCAGGAAGCTGGAATTTTGTGTGTTCTTATAAAATCTCAGACTACAGGTAGTGTGTAGATTTACTGTAAAATCTTAGACTACAGGTAGTGTGTAGATTTATTGTAAAATCTCATACTACAGGTAGTGTGCAGACCTATTGTAAAATCTCAGACTGCAGGTAGTGTACAGACCTGTTGTAAAATCTCAGACTGCAGGTAGTGTGCAgatttattgttaaatctcagacTGCAGGTAGTGTACAGAGTGACATAACGCATGGATATATGCATtatgtcactctctctctttctctcgagTGAAGAGCGTGCCCATGGGGGCTCCTCAGTTGGACGCGTTGGACGGCAGGCGAGGGCGCTCCCTCCAGGAGgcgctgtcctcctcctcctcctccagcaggtaGTTGAGCGCGATGACAGTGCCGATAAAATCGCCAAGCTCCACAAAGTCCGCCGTCACGATGTTGATGCCGCTCTCCCCCGGCCTCTGAGCCTTCACCCACTGCATCATCCCTGGCAATGCCCTGCAAGGTGCACCAAAACGCCCCCCAAAATCAGACACACCCCACAGACCCCACCCACATGCCCCCCAATCAGACACACCCTACAGGCCCCACCCACACGTGCCCCAAAACAAAAGgcactgacagacagaaaggtacagacaaacagagaagaTATTTAGAGGTAGACATGCAtacagataaacagacagacggacagacagatggatggacagacagacagacagacaggcaggcagacaaacagacagacagacagacggacggacagacggacggatggatggatggatggacagacagatcacagacagacagacagacaggcaagcaggcagagagacagaagtacagacagacagacacacagatgaacGAAAGaatagacagacaggcaggcagatggatgaatgtacagacagacagacagacagacaggcaggcagggaggcagaaagacagacagacagacagacagacggacagacggacggacgggcaggcagacaggcagacagacggacgcgTCCCTACCTCTCGGTGATGGTCTCCCTCAGCCCGCTGGCCATGCCCTTCATGACGGTGCTGGCTTTGGGGGTGAGGACCATCTGGGACACGAAGAAGTTGCCCTGCCTCCGGCGGTCGGCCACGGAGGCCTGGAGGAACTGGACCAGCTTCTCCGGGTCGGTGGTGTTGGCCCAGGGCGCGGGCATCATCTGGCCGGGCCACAGGAAGGGCACCTCCAGCGCCACGGGGTTGTGGTAGAAGACCAGCACCTGGTACTCCCTCTCCCACAGGTACTTGAGCGTCACCTCCTGGGCGaagagggcggggcagaggcGGTCGCCGAACACCTCGCGCAGCATGGCCACCAGGCTCTCGTGGTGCGCGTTCTGCACGCCGTAGAAGTGGTTGAAGTCCAGGAAGACGGCCTCGCGGGCGTGGCCGGCCAGGAAGCCGGCGATCTGCTCCAGGCCCTCCCTGACGGTGGCGCTGTAGAGGCCGTGCGCGAAGTAGAGCCTGCCGTCGGGGTCGCGGGGCTTGGTGGAGATGCGCAGGTCGAAGAAGCGCACGCCGGCCTCCAGCTGCCGGGCGAAGTCCATGCTCTGCGTGGCCAGCCACTTCCGCATCAGCTTCTTGGCCACGGCGCCGAAGACGGAGACGAAGCTCTGCACCGTCTCGGGCTGCTCGGGCCCCACCGGCGACGCCTCGTCGATGTGGAAGCTGAAGGAGTCGTgggagcctgggggggggagggtggggggaagggaaggggagcgTCAGCCGCCGGGAGCGAGGCTCCGCTTTTCGGTCCCGCTCGAGCGGAAAATTGAGATCTTTCGATTGAATAAAGCCTGAGCTTCTGCAAGCGAAGCGAAACGGAGGAGAGCGGTTCACACGTGGAGTTCAGACGAGATCATATAAAGAGGCAAGCGCAGGATCAGGGAACGCTATTCTGTAAGAGTGCTGAaacctgctgtgtgtgagtaaacAGCTCGAGcacctccagcacacacaccacacacacacacacacaccacacacacacacacgcaccacacacacaccacacacacacacatacacacacaccacacacacacacacatacacacacacaaacaccacacacacacacacacacatacacacaccacacacacacacaccacacacacgcatgcacgcacacaaacaccacacacacacacaccacacacaccacacacacacacacacatacaccacacacacacacaccacacacacgcatgcacgcacacaaacaccacacacacacacacaccacacacaccacacacacacacacatacacacacacacacacatacaccacacacacacacacaccacacacacgcatgcacgcacacaaacaccacacacacacaaacaccacacacacacacacacacacaccacacacacacacaccacacacacgcatgcacgcacacaaacaccacacacacacaccacacacaccacacacacacacacatacacacaccacacacacacacaccacacacacgcatgcacgcacacaaacaccacacacacacacacaccacacacacaaacaccacacacacacacacatacacacacaccacacacacacacacacacacacacaatcacacatgcatgcacacacacacaaatacacaaactgaacatacaaatacaacaaTCGGTATATCTGCAGCTGTCTCTTATAGGAACCCAAAGCCCTGTATCAGCTCACAGCTGTATAAAGATGGCCGAGCTGTAGTCAGTGACAGTACAGTAGGGCCCTGGAGAGGCCATTAGCTTGGCATTCTGCACATTTCACTGGGACAAATGAAAAGgggaaattacatttcagtgtGCTTCGATTTCCTGACCCTTTCAGCCTCTGGAACCATGTCTccgacctcccccccccccccccccccccccaagcagcTCCAGCCATGCCAGCCCCACTCAGCCACTCAGACAGCAGAAAGATCATAAACCAGccacaatcagccaatcagatcgcAGAAAGGCCACACACTGGCCTCAGTGAGCCAATCAAATCACAGAAAGATAACGCACTAGCaacaatcagccaatcatatcTCTTCTTCCCTGTTATTGCATCATAGACTGAAAAGAAACCAAGAGGGTTTAGAACTCAAACTATAATTCTATATTACAGACTGCAGGCTATGAAATGTCCATGTACACATACAAGTGTACAAGCTTTAGGGACATAATGGACTGACAAGTCCGCCATCTTGGCAATGATGGATATCAATAATGGACTGCAATTACACAGTGCTTTTCAATCTCAGTGCACTTCAGCGTGAAGGAGGAAAATACGTCGACCACagccaatgtgtagcacccccCGGGAGATGCACAGAAGACATTTTATTACGGAACGCTCACCACCCATTAGtttaagaggagagagaggaaataaCAGCCATTTAAACAGTGGAGATGAGTACACTGCCAGGTGAGCCAGTTTGGTCAATTTTGCCATACTATCAGATGACCCCCCCTACTCTTTGCCAAAAGTGCCAAGAGGCCATTAATGGGATCAGAGAATGAGGACCTCGGATTAACATGCGTTCATTTGAAACTCCTAcaacacagtgtccccatcgTTGCACCGGCACATCGGCTCCTGTACAAGTTTCCTTCCTGCCTTTGACATTTAGCCCACCACGGAGGAAACTGTGACGTAAAAGAGGAAACCACACAAGCCCCATTATTCCCCATTAGGGCTCTTTGGCTTTCTCTCTGAAGCAGATTTAAAGCACCCTGCTCTTAAAATCCCAAACTTTAATGCTAATTACCCCGGATCCCATAATCACACAGGATGCATTAAAGCAATTACAAAACAATCAAATTATGCtgcattcaatttttttatttatttagttgtttttaCTTGGAAACTGGTGGAGAACATAATGCCGTTATTCGTaatgactgaaataaatctcattttcaatttcagaGGCCATTGTGGAAATAAGTTGGTGCTCTGCGTTTCATCAGAGAGCTATAGCCCGTACTCAAACAAAACATAGACTCTCTTTTACAGATATGCAGTGGAGCAGACCAGCATTGTGAATCAGACCAAATCAATGGAGCAGACCAAAGCTGTGGATCACACCAACGGTGTGGAGCAGACCAAAGGCTTCCCCATCCCTCCTGTCCTCGGACAACTCTCTGACCGGGTACGCATCACCCCGCACGGCTGGACATGATCCCGGAACATGTGGCATGATTGCTGCATTGGAAGCCAGTGCATTTCCTGGATGGACCTCAAAATATTGTCATTTGCTTTTAATCAATTTGTAAAAATCCCCAGAGTAGAGAAAAGCTGCATTGCGTACCCATAATCCCTCATTCTGCAGTATTTGTTTCCTGTCAATGGTTTGGAGGGGGAAAATGTGAACGACACGATGGCTTGGCAAATAAGAGTTCATGCCCTTAAACAGCAAAACCCGAAGAGACACACTCAGATGGACAACAAACGCTAAGTTCAGCCCAAGTTCATAGGACAGGCGCACGAGGTGAACACTTGCAGC is a window from the Anguilla anguilla isolate fAngAng1 chromosome 14, fAngAng1.pri, whole genome shotgun sequence genome containing:
- the LOC118212297 gene encoding PI-PLC X domain-containing protein 3-like, with amino-acid sequence MASSEGKQDLRFADWMASLPEHMHNTPLTNLAIPGSHDSFSFHIDEASPVGPEQPETVQSFVSVFGAVAKKLMRKWLATQSMDFARQLEAGVRFFDLRISTKPRDPDGRLYFAHGLYSATVREGLEQIAGFLAGHAREAVFLDFNHFYGVQNAHHESLVAMLREVFGDRLCPALFAQEVTLKYLWEREYQVLVFYHNPVALEVPFLWPGQMMPAPWANTTDPEKLVQFLQASVADRRRQGNFFVSQMVLTPKASTVMKGMASGLRETITERALPGMMQWVKAQRPGESGINIVTADFVELGDFIGTVIALNYLLEEEEEDSASWRERPRLPSNASN